Proteins co-encoded in one Oreochromis aureus strain Israel breed Guangdong linkage group 3, ZZ_aureus, whole genome shotgun sequence genomic window:
- the LOC120435790 gene encoding uncharacterized protein LOC120435790, with protein sequence MTQCCVPGCFNKSGSKQQSNLSFYRFPCEKREKRKWLKLIRRENFTPNCNSRVCSWHFPQGKAAGPTRFAWNNGKSFQFPDDHNPVRKKKKKEQVPAIGENQSEISDEPHHSNNAATQTDTASSTSSSQSLLVLEIQNDMLRIENEKLKKQVEKQKQTFSFSQISDNPERVQYYTGLPDAASVLFLEALLSRFDLKYHSDWTVQMMPLIDQLFLTLVKLKLNFGHEDLSIRFNCSRGTVTNIFTTIVSALYDILYVGMLENNIPSRAKNQTSLPDCFQPFPNCRIVLDCTEVSVCNTERLDTQSHLYSQYKGRTTLKALIGVAPNGVITFVSNLYGGSASDKAITADCGVLQHLQPGDMVIADKGFTIRDILPEGVSLNIPSFLTNGQFTQEEVNNNRKISCARIHVERSIQRLKVFSILHHIPYQLKKNINKILKACVCLTNLQTPILREIE encoded by the exons ATGACACAATGCTGTGTTCCTGGTTGTTTTAACAAATCTGGCTCAAAACAACAGTCTAATCTGTCATTTTACCGGTTTCCTtgtgaaaagagagagaagaggaagtGGCTGAAGTTGATAAG ACGTGAAAACTTCACCCCAAACTGCAACTCAAGAGTCTGCAGTTGGCACTTCCCTCAAGGAAAAGCTGCGGGGCCAACAAGATTTGCATGGAACAACGGGAAGTCTTTTCAGTTCCCAGATGACCACAACCCTgttagaaaaaagaagaaaaaagagcagGTCCCAGCTATTGGTGAAAATCAGAGTGAAATATCAGATGAGCCACATCATTCCAACAATGCAGCTACACAGACAGATACTGCAAGTTCCACAAGTTCTTCCCAAAGTCTTCTGGTGCTAGAGATTCAGAATGACATGCTAAGAATAGAGaatgaaaaacttaaaaaacaagTAGAGAAGCAGAAGCAGACTTTCTCATTCAGTCAAATATCTGACAATCCTGAAAGGGTCCAGTACTATACTGGATTGCCCGATGCTGCTTCTGTCCTGTTTTTAGAAGCGCTTCTTTCCAGATTTGATCTTAAATATCATTCTGATTGGACTGTCCAAATGATGCCCCTAATTGACCAGTTATTTCTAACCCTGGTGAAGCTCAAACTTAATTTTGGTCATGAAGACCTTTCAATAAGGTTTAACTGCAGCAGAGGCACAGTAACTAATATTTTTACAACAATTGTTAGTGCACTGTATGACATTTTGTATGTTGGCATGCTGGAAAACAACATTCCCTCGAGAGCCAAGAATCAAACATCACTGCCAGATTGCTTCCAACCATTTCCTAACTGCAGGATTGTGCTTGACTGCACGGAAGTTTCTGTTTgtaacacagagagacttgacACACAAAGTCATTTGTACAGCCAGTACAAAGGACGGACCACACTAAAGGCTCTAATTGGTGTGGCTCCTAATGGTGTAATAACCTTTGTAAGCAACTTGTACGGTGGAAGTGCCTCAGATAAGGCCataacagctgactgtggagTACTGCAACATCTACAACCAGGTGACATGGTCATTGCAGATAAGGGCTTCACAATTCGGGACATCCTACCAGAAGGGGTCTCACTGAACATTCCGTCCTTCCTCACCAACGGACAATTCACACAGGAGGAAGTGAACAACAACAGGAAGATTTCCTGTGCAAGAATACATGTAGAGCGTTCCATTCAAAGACTGAAAGTTTTCTCAATTTTGCATCACATCCCatatcagttaaaaaaaaatattaataagatcttgaaagcatgtgtgtgtcttaCAAATTTACAAACACCTATTCTCCGTGAAATTGAATAA
- the LOC120435800 gene encoding uncharacterized protein LOC120435800 isoform X1: MDSLMPQINTALPSSTISSSSSSNPSTATLHPIRPAGVTGVRRPHLCLEESARVISASKFNAGIERPVSQEDKEWAVASLSKLQRFTGMGWILSPECSQAKPAKTFDEVLRNLGFPQAEDKSRYLLASLAVSDEEKKQIEEATVGQTKNALWSAYRKKRITASNFGLVLSAVQRRSYPPSLFKTLLGQYNLTEGSKACDWGILHEPKAKQLYTDCTGAAIKERGLFLSNSGLLGGSPDGTVSNECIIEVKCPWSARAKTVLEAAESKDFFLQLDEASGSLVLKKNHNYWHQIQGNLYLTGAKSCHFIVWTPCDFFILHVDREQTWAVNIEALETFYREVFLPHILSQL; this comes from the exons ATGGACTCTTTAATgcctcagatcaacacagccctgccctccagcaccatcagcagcagcagcagcagcaacccctcaacagcaacattgcaccccatcag ACCAGCTGGTGTCACAGGAGTGAGGAGGCCTCACCTTTGTCTTGAGGAATCAGCAAGAGTCATCAGCGCCTCAAAGTTTAATG ctggaaTCGAAAGACCTGTCTCCCAGGAGGACAAGGAATGGGCAGTGGCATCCCTATCGAAATTGCAACGTTTTACTGGGATGGGTTGGATTTTGAGTCCTGAATGCTCTCAG GCTAAACCAGCCAAGACATTTGATGAAGTGCTGAGGAACCTGGGATTTCCCCAAGCAGAAGACAAGTCTCGTTATCTCTTGGCATCACTGGCTGTGTCTGACGAAGAGAAGAAACAGATTGAGGAAGCAACAGTTGGGCAAACGAAGAATGCATTGTG GTCAGCATAtcgcaagaagagaatcacagccAGCAACTTCGGTTTGGTCCTGAGTGCAGTCCAGCGGCGCTCATACCCCCCTTCCTTATTTAAGACTCTGCTTGGACAGTACAACCTGACAGAAGGATCTAAA GCATGTGATTGGGGGATCCTTCATGAGCCAAAGGCCAAGCAGTTGTACACTGACTGTACTGGTGCAGCTATCAAGGAGAGGGGACTGTTTTTATCTAACAGTGGCCTGCTTGGTGGTTCTCCAGATGGGACTGTCTCTAATGAGTGCATCATTGAGGTGAAATGCCCATGGTCAGCCAGAGCCAAAACTGTATTGGAGGCTGCAGAAAGTAAGGACTTTTTCCTACAGCTGGATGAGGCAAGTGGTTCCCTGGTATTAAAAAAGAATCACAACTACTGGCATCAGATCCAGGGCAACCTCTATCTCACAGGGGCGAAAAGCTGTCACTTTATTGTTTGGACTCCATGTGACTTTTTCATCTTGCATGTGGATAGAGAACAAACTTGGGCTGTTAACATTGAAGCGTTGGAAACGTTCTACCGGGAAGTTTTTTTACCCCATATTTTATCGCAGCTTTGA
- the LOC120435838 gene encoding CMRF35-like molecule 8: MSAGTYLGLCLSLLAVCVSLGSAASDQQILGHPGMSVNLTFQVPTGTTSVWLKRLPNKKYICYCQDLTSTRPSDQEESFKGRVEGMDCSNISSTVSVTLKNLTRNDSGTYELQGVDHGGRYFNKTVFLNVTDPGETGLFTTLPPLGIPLGGRSKKVNGTINLKSFPYYRDCLFNMSYHGDIT; encoded by the exons ATGAGTGCTGGGACATATTTGGGTCTCTGCTTGAGTTTACTGGCCGTCTGCGTCTCGTTGGGCTCTGCAG ctTCAGACCAGCAGATCTTAGGACATCCTGGGATGAGTGTCAATCTGACATTTCAGGTTCCCACTGGCACCACATCTGTATGGCTAAAAAGACTTCCCAATAAGAAATATATCTGCTACTGCCAAGACTTAACATCAACACGTCCCAGTGACCAGGAGGAGTCATTTAAGGGTCGGGTGGAGGGGATGGACTGTAGCAATATCAGCAGCACCGTCTCTGTAACTTTGAAGAACCTGACCAGAAACGACAGTGGGACATACGAGCTTCAAGGGGTGGACCATGGTGGAAGATACTTTAATAAAACTGTCTTCCTGAATGTTACTGACCCAGGTGAGACAGGCTTATTCACAACATTACCTCCCCTGGGTATACCACTGGGTGGGCGTAGTAAAAAGGTGAATGGTACAATAAATTTGAAGAGCTTTCCGTACTACAGAGATTGTTTGTTCAACATGAGTTACCATGGCGATATAACCTGA
- the LOC120435800 gene encoding uncharacterized protein LOC120435800 isoform X2: MAALLIWVEKNVSRTDVECVWKRVKSCKAEEITAKRVSVMTPSTTQAGIERPVSQEDKEWAVASLSKLQRFTGMGWILSPECSQAKPAKTFDEVLRNLGFPQAEDKSRYLLASLAVSDEEKKQIEEATVGQTKNALWSAYRKKRITASNFGLVLSAVQRRSYPPSLFKTLLGQYNLTEGSKACDWGILHEPKAKQLYTDCTGAAIKERGLFLSNSGLLGGSPDGTVSNECIIEVKCPWSARAKTVLEAAESKDFFLQLDEASGSLVLKKNHNYWHQIQGNLYLTGAKSCHFIVWTPCDFFILHVDREQTWAVNIEALETFYREVFLPHILSQL; the protein is encoded by the exons ATGGCGGCATTGTTGATTTGGGTGGAGAAGAATGTGTCTCGCACTGACGTGGAATGTGTGTGGAAGAGGGTAAAATCATGCAAAGCAGAAGAAATTACTGCCAAGAGAGTGTCTGTGATGACACCCTCAACAACACAAg ctggaaTCGAAAGACCTGTCTCCCAGGAGGACAAGGAATGGGCAGTGGCATCCCTATCGAAATTGCAACGTTTTACTGGGATGGGTTGGATTTTGAGTCCTGAATGCTCTCAG GCTAAACCAGCCAAGACATTTGATGAAGTGCTGAGGAACCTGGGATTTCCCCAAGCAGAAGACAAGTCTCGTTATCTCTTGGCATCACTGGCTGTGTCTGACGAAGAGAAGAAACAGATTGAGGAAGCAACAGTTGGGCAAACGAAGAATGCATTGTG GTCAGCATAtcgcaagaagagaatcacagccAGCAACTTCGGTTTGGTCCTGAGTGCAGTCCAGCGGCGCTCATACCCCCCTTCCTTATTTAAGACTCTGCTTGGACAGTACAACCTGACAGAAGGATCTAAA GCATGTGATTGGGGGATCCTTCATGAGCCAAAGGCCAAGCAGTTGTACACTGACTGTACTGGTGCAGCTATCAAGGAGAGGGGACTGTTTTTATCTAACAGTGGCCTGCTTGGTGGTTCTCCAGATGGGACTGTCTCTAATGAGTGCATCATTGAGGTGAAATGCCCATGGTCAGCCAGAGCCAAAACTGTATTGGAGGCTGCAGAAAGTAAGGACTTTTTCCTACAGCTGGATGAGGCAAGTGGTTCCCTGGTATTAAAAAAGAATCACAACTACTGGCATCAGATCCAGGGCAACCTCTATCTCACAGGGGCGAAAAGCTGTCACTTTATTGTTTGGACTCCATGTGACTTTTTCATCTTGCATGTGGATAGAGAACAAACTTGGGCTGTTAACATTGAAGCGTTGGAAACGTTCTACCGGGAAGTTTTTTTACCCCATATTTTATCGCAGCTTTGA